Proteins encoded together in one Colius striatus isolate bColStr4 chromosome 3, bColStr4.1.hap1, whole genome shotgun sequence window:
- the LOC104557905 gene encoding hemoglobin subunit alpha-A, with amino-acid sequence MVLSASDKTNVKTAFSKMGGHAEEYGGEALERMFVTYPQTKTYFPHFDLSHGSAQVKAHGKKVAAALVEAANHIDDIATALSKLSDLHAQKLRVDPVNFKLLGQCFLVVVAIHHPSVLTPEVHASLDKFLCAVGTVLTAKYR; translated from the exons ATGGTGCTGTCCGCCAGCGACAAGACCAACGTGAAGACCGCCTTCAGCAAAATGGGCGGCCACGCCGAGGAGTACGGCGGCGAGGCTCTGGAGAG GATGTTCGTCACCTACCCTCAGACCAAGACCTACTTCCCCCACTTCGACCTGTCACACGGCTCCGCTCAGGTCAAGGCGCACGGCAAGAAGGTGGCGGCCGCCCTGGTCGAGGCTGCCAACCACATCGATGACATCGCCACTGCCCTCTCCAAGCTCAGCGACCTCCACGCCCAGAAGCTCCGCGTGGACCCCGTCAACTTCAAA CTGCTGGGCCAATGCTTCCTGGTGGTGGTGGCCATCCACCACCCCTCCGTCCTGACCCCGGAGGTCCATGCTtccctggacaagttcctgtgcgCCGTGGGCACCGTTCTGACTGCCAAGTACCGTTAA
- the LOC133625231 gene encoding hemoglobin subunit alpha-2-like: MLTAEDQSLIQQSWEKLKGKDDAGAEALERMFMTYPQTKTYFPHFDIQHGSEQVRNHGKKVVDALGKAIKNMGNLSQALAELSNLHAYNLRVDPVNFKLLAQCFQVVLAVHLGKDYKPEVHAAYDKLLSAVAAVLAEKYR; this comes from the exons ATGCTGACTGCTGAAGACCAGAGCCTCATCCAGCAAAGCTGGGAGAAGCTGAAGGGCAAGGACGATGCCGGAGCCGAGGCCTTGGAAAG GATGTTCATGACCTACCCCCAGACCAAGACCTACTTCCCCCACTTCGATATCCAACATGGCTCTGAGCAGGTCCGCAACCACGGCAAGAAGGTGGTAGATGCCTTGGGCAAAGCCATCAAGAACATGGGCAACCTCAGCCAGGCCCTGGCTGAGCTCAGCAACCTGCATGCCTACAACCTGCGTGTCGACCCCGTCAACTTCAAG CTGCTGGCACAATGCTTCCAGGTGGTGCTGGCTGTGCACCTGGGCAAGGATTACAAACCTGAGGTGCACGCTGCCTACGACAAGCTCCTGTCGGCCGTGGCTGCCGTGCTGGCTGAGAAGTACAGATGA
- the LOC104552098 gene encoding hemoglobin subunit pi has protein sequence MMLTQAEKAAVVSIWAKVATQADAIGAESLERLFSSYPQTKTYFPHFDLSQGSGQLRAHGSKVMNAIGEAVKQADDIRGALARLSELHAYILRVDPVNFKLLSHCILCSVAARYPSDFTPEVHAAWDKFLSTISSVLTEKYR, from the exons ATGATGCTGACTCAAGCTGAAAAGGCCGCCGTGGTGTCCATCTGGGCAAAGGTGGCTACCCAAGCTGATGCCATTGGGGCAGAATCACTGGAGAG GCTTTTCTCCAGCTACCCCCAGACAAAAACCTACTTCCCTCACTTCGATCTCAGCCAAGGCTCAGGTCAGCTTCGTGCTCATGGCTCCAAGGTCATGAACGCCATCGGGGAAGCCGTGAAGCAAGCTGATGACATTAGAGGTGCATTGGCCAGGCTCAGTGAGCTGCATGCTTACATCCTCAGGGTGGACCCAGTGAACTTCAAG ctgctttcccacTGTATCCTCTGCTCTGTGGCTGCCCGCTACCCCAGTGACTTCACCCCAGAAGTTCATGCTGCGTGGGACAAATTCCTGTCCACTATCTCCTCTGTTCTGACCGAGAAGTACAGATAA